The nucleotide sequence CGCCGCCCCTGCTTACCAGTCCAGTCTCTTCAAACCTCTTCTTGTCTGCGCTGTCAATCACATAGATCTGGTGGTGAGACAACAGGTTAGACCCCACAGAGCACCCGTCTGACAACATGTTAGACACAGAACCAGCCTGACAACAGGCAGGTCACATTCAACCATGATAACTAACTCACCAGCCTATTCTATGCTGACTAACTCACCAGTATAAACTGCAGCCAGTATAAACTGCACCAGTATAAACTGCACCAGTATATCTCACCAGCAGGACTAACTCACCAGCAGATCTATATAGCACTTACTGACTCACAAGTATGTTGATTAACTCACAAGTCTTTACAATGTTGACTAACTCACCAGTCTATATTATACAGACAAATACACCAGTCTGTACTATGTTTACTGACTCACCAGTCTATACTATACTGACTACCGTCTGTATAGTACCTACTATACTACTACTGACTACTCACCAGCAGatctgtgttctccaggtatTTCTTCCAGAAGGGTCGGATCTTTCTCTGGCCTCCAATGTCCCACACGTTCAGCTTCATGCCATGACACGAGATGCTCTTGATGTTGAAGCCCTGCATAATAGAAAAAAGAACCATCATCTGTGTACTCTGGAGGAACCACCTACTGTACAATCTGGAGGAGAAACCACCTACACTCTGGAAGAGGAACCATCTATACTCTGGAATCTATACTCATGTTGGCTGAGATGCTATTTTATATTGTGCCTAATAAATACAAACCATACCTTGACACAAACCACCAAAATAATGTTAGGACTACTAAGCTATAGACTTCTGATCCTCGATCTTCTACCATACCTTCTATATCGACTTTTTGTATGTTGCTTTACAGCAATATATGATAAGATGATAACCGGGATCTAGACCTTCACCTGCAGATTTCTACATTCAAGTTAAAGAACCATCAGGTCTACCCGAGCCATAACTCAAATCCTAAACTTCTTTAATGGGTTGAAGTCAAACTTCATAGACAGAACTTGTATCCAGGGATCAAACATTGCTTGGTGACATGACTGAAGATGACCATGACCTCAGAGCAAGTTCTAAGTGTCTCAGTAAATTTAATCACCAGCTAAATTGGTATAAACCTCACCCTGCTATCTTTAGATATAACCCCTGATCATACAAACCTCCACAGTATTCATATCACCTCCTGGGATCAAACCCGGGTCATATCCTGGAGTACCTCAGCATGAGAGCTTGGCTCCAAACCACCTATACTGCATTTAGAAGTGTAATGATATATGTCTTGAAACCTCTATGCAAAGctgtgcccctcctccccctcattttTCTCATCCTCCGTGTTAacctactcctctctctcctctcttctcacccctcccttcttcttcttccctcctctttttcctcaccctcctcttccccatcttaaccttcctcccatcctcctctctctctcttttcttctccaccacctccctcttcccccttctcctcctctctctccatcccccccctccccgaggTACTTTCTGACCTGAGGATTAAAGCGGGTCTGCCTCTCTGGTTTTAGCTGAGCTGTAAACGGAGCAGTAATCTGCTTTAAACGGCACGCTGCATATCCTAAACTCCTCCTCAGTGGTCCCTTTCAGCTTCTGGATCACTGAGAGCAAgccctgacatacacacacacacacacgccactctCCTTATGGAAACACTGCACCTCAGCACACAGTTCCAGATCCGCACCACATGGTCAACCCGCAACGATCAACAACAAAGTCACACGCTGATCGAAACTGAAGTTTCCTGTATATTTCAATATTAGTAAGATATCAGTACACATTTTATAATAATGTCAAGGACAACTGATACTCTCAAAATGGTAGACATCTTCAAGAAAAGTGAAACCAAAAAAATACACCTGTAAGAATTGGGTGATCAACCACGAATATTCTTAAATGTTTACAACAATCAGGGTGGCCTGACCCCTGTCCCTGATGGTGTCATGACTGTTCCAGGAAGTCCCTAGAAGAGCCTGAGCTGCCACTAATGAGGATGAGCGGCCATCTTGGTGAGGTCACAGTATCAGCCTGAATGGGCCAGCAATGTCTCGTCTTTTGTTTATGTCtcactcttccacacacacacacacacacacacacacacacacacacacacacacacacacacacacacacacacacacacacacacacacacacacacacacagactacttgtctacttaaacacacacacacatgttactatacgaacacacacacacctgtgtaggAGTGATGGTGTTGACATCTTCGGACGCTAGTTTCTTAAGAAGAGTGGTTTTCCCAGCGTTGTCTAAACCCAGCAGGACAATCCTTAACTCCTCCTCTGTGGTCCCTTTCAGCTTCTGGATCACTGAGAGCAAgccctgacatacacacacacacacgcacacacacgcatgcacacacacacacaggcatgcacatacacaccaatcatacacacacatacacacagccatgcacacaaaagaggcaCATAATATAATATGATATGCTGTGTTGCTGGTCTGTGATTGCTAGTTGGTTCCTCTGGAGAACCCTACCTTCTGGACCTCCCCCATAGTGAAGCACTGTCTTcagaaggcaggagagaggccaggacaCATCCCAAATCAAAGCTCCAGAGAGTAGTCTTGTATCCAGGTAGATGCCTCCACAGCCGTGCAGGTAGCTATGTCCACAGGTGTGCAGGCAGGTAGATAGCTCCACGGGTAAACAGGTAGATGTCAAGGTAACGAGATCCATATGCAGGTAGCTTCAAGTTGTGGagaacccctcctccccccgacATCCGTTTGACCAGAAACAAGACCGCCCTGTGCGTTCTCACCTGACCTCTCGGttgcctcttttcctctctctgtgtgatgtaaagtgtgtgtgtgtgtgtgcagaggcagGATTATAAAGCTACATTtagctcttccctcctcccccctcccctatgAGCGGAAGTTCGTTCCATTTAGGTTCAATCTCACTCCTCACCATCAAGGTGTGCGTGTGCTggtggtgtgcgtgtgctggtggtgtgtgtgtgtgctatgtgtccgcgctctgtgtgtttgtggttgtgtgtgtgctgtatggtgatgtgtgtgtgtgctgtgttatgttgtgtgtgtgctgtgtgggtgctGGGTGGCGGGATGGGTTAGGCTTAAAGATGTATTAGGGTTAGAGATGGGTTATGGTTAGAAATGGGGTAGAGTTGGATATTGGTGTGGGCACTCAGAATAGAGCTGTCTGAAAGTAGAGCTCAGTATCACAGTATTGACCGCTCATGGCACCCTTACATCTGCTGCTTGCCAAGTCTTATTAAGAAAgccaaaaatgtgtgtgtctgtgtgaatttGTGGGCATGTGCATTCATGCACAAGTGTGTTGTTGGATAGCTTACTCTCAAGGCTGCTGCCATGACAACAATTGCAGCTGATCTACAGACAGCTTGtgccacagacaggcagggacacAGACAGGTTGAGCcacggacagacaggaagatccacagacagactgaaacacagacagacaggaagacccaCAGACTGACAGACCCACAGACAGGCATGGACACAGACAGGTTTAGCCACGGACCGACAGGAagacccacagacagacagggacactgacagacagaaacacagaaggTGGTTGGTGTTTCAAGACGGGGTCCCATCACTAATGTGCTCCTGCTGTAAAACACATACCTGCACCTCCATAGAAACTccctgggctgggaggggggctggctggctgtactAATGGCCTCCCAGgctatatgggtgtgtgtgtgagagcgtgtgtgaccACGTTGGATCCCCAGTCACAGCCAGTTCTGGTTGGATCTGACCTGTAGGGTTGTCCATGCAAGCC is from Osmerus eperlanus chromosome 27, fOsmEpe2.1, whole genome shotgun sequence and encodes:
- the LOC134013846 gene encoding ADP-ribosylation factor-like protein 3, with product MGEVQKGLLSVIQKLKGTTEEELRIVLLGLDNAGKTTLLKKLASEDVNTITPTQGFNIKSISCHGMKLNVWDIGGQRKIRPFWKKYLENTDLLIYVIDSADKKRFEETGLELSELIEEENLQGVPVLIYANKQDLATASPASEIAEGLNLHTYRDCQWQVQACSAVSGEGVQDGMNWICNNIVNKK